Genomic DNA from Pelosinus sp. UFO1:
ATAATTGCAATTCCTCACTTGGATTATTAGCATATTTAATAGCCCATCCAGTCTGATTTATAGCGAATTTAATTAATGTATCGGTTGGATTTTTAATATACTCTAAGTTAACCCATCCATCATTTATAACTTTTATCATCATATCTTCTGTAGGGTTATTTATAAATTGAATCGCTCGAGCATTATTGTCTATAGCTGATTCTTGCATCTCTCTAGTTGGATAATCTATATATTGTAACGCAAGTCCGTTTTTTTTAATAGCCAATAACTTCATCTCATCTGTAGGATTATTTATATATGCTATAGCATTAGGATTATACTTTATCATTTCAATAAACTTTGATTTTTCCATAATGGTACTTTCCCTCTGTCATTATTTTTTTATATGTAATTATTACTTATTATCTTTACGTTAATCTAAATAGAATAATTATACCACTGTATAAAAAAAGGGGCTATAAATGCTACTGAAACAATAGTGATTGACATGCAAAAAAAAGCCGCATAAAATGTGTAATTCAGAATTAGATAATGAGAATATACGTCGATATAGTAGTTACGGAGAACCGTATCATTGGTAACGGCTAAAATTATGAAAGAAGGGACAAGGGGACAGGTCACTTGTCTCGGCAAAAAACAGTGTATTATGGAATAAAAGATTAGGTTTATTTCAATGTTCGATGATCGTTTATAGTCGGTAAGAGCTTATTTTCAAGAACGGCTATGGTGATGGGCAATTTATGACTGTGAGTTAGTGATGGTTTTTGAACATATTAGAAAGGGAAATCCTTGCTGTTGACGAAGTGTAAGGAAAAACTTAATCGTAAAAAACAGATGAACAGGCATATTGTTTCATTGAAAGGATATTGGTATATATGAAGTTAGATTTTGATAGAAATGAAATACCAAATTATTTAAGATTGGAAGCCACGAATTTCGTGGTTTTTTTGTTTGTGTGAATTTGGTAGGGGGGAGTTTGCTAATGAATTAAAGCTTGTAAAAATTGAGTGTGGGGTGTTTATCAAATGCGTATGAATTTTTGCAAAAACATATTGCAAATAGTTCTACTTTTTCGGATTGCCATTAGTCTTTATACTAAACATGCGAGGTGGATACCATGACTAGCAAAGAATTAGATCTAATTCTTCTCTTAGCATCACGAAATGAATATATTACATACCATGACCTGAAAACAACATTGCAAAAATCAGAAAGAACAGTTCGGTATTATTTAGAACAAGCCAATCAACTTCTACAGCAAAATCACTTGCCTCATATTGAGCAAGATCGCAAACTTGGTGTGAAATTAGAATTTACGGATTATCAAAAAGAACAGTTTTCCTATCTACTTAATTCTGCGCAATATCATGTGGAGTATTATTCGGCGGAAGAACGGGTGCTCATGATCTTATTCTCGATTTTAGATGAAATCACACCCACCTTTGCGACCACTTTTATTGACGAATTAATTACGAGCAAGAGTTCTATCGATTCAGATATGAAAACAATCCGCAAGCTGGCTCAAGAATATGGGGTAATTGTTAAAAGTACGCCTAAAGAGGGGTTTAAGCTTCTTGGCGATGAATGGTCAATCCGTTTATTTATTAATAATGTTATTAATAAATATATCAATTTAGAAATGATGATTGATAATCGTAGCAGTCATTCTGTTTTTTCTAAGAAAGAAAAGGTCGTTATTGCGTATTTACAGAAAGAACTTCCTGCTAAAATTTATCAGTCTCTTCAACAAATAGCCCAAGCAGAAGGATTAGTCTTTAATGAAATACATTGCTGGCAAATGTCGATTATTTTTGCTATTTGGTATAAGCGCTTTACGCAAGGGTATATGGTCAATAGTACGAATAGTCTGCCACTTCGTTATGAAAAACTGCATTCGTATCAAATCGTTATTCAACTATTGCAAGACGTAATGGGGATTCAGGCGAGAACAATCAGTGAATATGAACGCTATTATTTATGTTTTATTATTGATAGCTTTAATATTAAAAATCTAGCGTCTTTGAAAATCGACTGGGGAGGATTGCAATTACTGACCATTCAGTTGATTAAAGAAATGGAGCAGATTACATTGATTCCTTTTCTTGAAGATAAAGAACTTTTTGAACGATTATTCAACCATATTGAGCCTTTGGTTAACCGTAGCAAAAATGGGGTAAGTATCTTTAATCCTCTTAAAAATATGATTATGGAGCAATACAGCACTACGTATAATGCAGTTCGTAAAGCTGTCCGAATCTTAGAAGTATATTGCCGCCAAAAGATTTCTGAAGAAGAAATTGCCTACATTACTCTTCACTTTAGTGCTTCAGAAGAAAAGCTTGCTCAACATAATCCGGGTAAGTATAGAGTTGTTGTTATTTGCGGTCATGGGGTAGCAACTGGCGAATTATTAGCGGAAAATCTAAAAAAATATTACCAGTTTGATGTACTGGGGGTTGTCAATGGTTATGATATTCATGCCATTAAGCGGTTGGGAGCTGACTTCGCCTTAAAAACGATTGATATTGAAATTGAAAATTTGCCTTCTTTAAAAATAGATCCGCTTTTGACAGAGTATGATCGAAAAAAAATAAAAAGATTTATCGAAAGTAATCCTGATATAGAAAAGTCGGGCGGATCTAATTTTGATGCAGTTGATTTTTTTAAAGAAATTTGTAAAGTTGCTGAAAAACACAGCATGAAAATAAAGATGGAAAATTTCATTGAAGATCTTGAACAACTATTTGAAAAAAATAAAATCATTCTAAATCGACAGGGGGTTCAACCAATGATTCATGAAGTACTTAAAGACCAGCATATTTTATTGCAGTATACAACAAAAGATTGGGAGACCTGTATTAAAGATGCGGCGCAGCCATTACTTGATGATCACTATATTAATCAAGATTATATTGAGGCAATGATTGCAGCTGTCAATAAATATGGGCCATACATTGTCGTCGGAAAAGGAGTAGCGCTTGCTCATGCGCGCCCAGAAGATGGCGTGATCAAACTAGGACTGAGTGTTATGACGTTAAAAGAACCAATTTCTTTTGGTCATGAAACAAATGATCCTGTAAAATTAGTTTTTTGTTTAGCAGCAACCGACAATTTTTCGCATTTGAAGGTTATGAAATCCATAGTTAATATTATTAATGAAGAATGGAAAATTGATAAAATATCAAACCAATATACTATTGATGATTTTAAACATGTATTAGATGAGTTCGAGGAGGTCGTATAGATGGCGAAAAAAGACTAACTGTTATTACAAGAGGTGGCGGATACAAGTGGCATTAACTTGATATTTCATGGAGGCGTAACGCATCTTAGCAAGGAATGAATACGGCTAGTCGATGGTATCAGTGGCCAAATGGTAGGGATAGAAAATAATTATTTTTATGCTGTTAGAAGCAGTAGTTATACATAAAAAGAATAGGATAAAAGACATTTTGTATGTTGGTAGAAAAAATTAGATTATTTAGAAAAGAGGGGTAATGATGAAGAAAAAGGTCAAAATGTTAATGGTGTGTGGGGCGGGGTTAGGCAGTAGTTTTGCTTGTCAGATGAGTGTGGAAGATGTTTTGCGCAAGATGGGGGTGGAAGCGGACTTGGATCATTGTGATATTTCGTCGGCAGTTTCAATGAATCCAGAAGTTATCATTACGGCTATGAATTTTAAAACACAATTTGAACAGTTTACGATTCCCGATACAACGACAATTTTATATTTAAAAAATATTGTTGGTAAAGCAGAAATTGAAGAGAAATTGACTCCAGTATTACAGGCTAAAGGTGTGCTATAGAGGTAGCGATAAAAAGTAAGGGGGATTTTTGATGTCAATTATTAATTTCATCATTACCAATATTTTGACGCAAGCGGCGATTACAATTGCTTTAATTGCTATGCTTGGTTTGATTCTGCAAAAAAAATCTACTGGTCAAACTATAGCTGGAACGTTTAAAACACTATTAGGTTTTCAGGTATTATCTGCTGGTGCTGGTATCATTGTTGGGAGTTTGATTTATTTTGGCAAGATTTTTAGTGAAGGCTTTCATATGCAAGGTATTATACCTTCAATAGAAGCGATCAATGGACAGGCTATGAATGAGATGGGACTGGGCAGCCCGATTGCTTTTACTTTTCTAGCGATTTTCATTGTAAATATTATCATTGCCCGATTTACTAAATGGAAATATATATTTTTGACTGGTCAGGCTATTTTGTGGATGGCCACGATGTGTACGGTATTTGGTTATTTTGCGGGTTTGAGAGGCGCAACTTTGATTATTGTCGGTGGTATTATTGGGGGCATTTTTGCTGTGGCAATGCCGGCTATTGCTCAGCCTTTGATTCGCAAGATAACCGGTAGCGATGATATTGCTTTAGGACATTTTTGCACCATCGGGTATCTCTTTGAAGCAGGGGTGGCCAAATTGGTTGGTAACCCGGAAGATTCTACAGAAGATATCAAATTGCCTAAAGCATTTGAGTTTTTACAAGATACTTACCTATCTGTTATGGTCGTTATGGTACCACTATATTTAGTAACAGCGTTTTTTGCTGGACCTGAATTTTGTGGAAAATTAGCCGGCCATACGGATTATCTGGTACATGCATTTTTGCAAGCCATTCAGTTTGTCGTTGGGGTCTATGTATTGTTGGCTGGAGTACGCTTGATTTTAGCAGAGATTGTGCCTGCATTCCGCGGTATTGCTATGAAACTGGTGCCGAATGCTATACCAGCGCTTGATTGTCCGGTACTGTTTCCCTATGCACCGCATGCTGTTATTATTGGCTTCATAACTACTACTATTGGTACAATCATTGCAATGTTTGTCTTACCGACGTTTGGTTTAGCGATGATCTTACCGGGGATGTTAACTAACTTTTTTGCTGGCGGCACGGCGGGGATTTTTGGTAACGCTACTGGCGGCAAACGGGGAGCGATTATTGGCGGGATTGCCCATGGATTTTTTATTACACTGTTGCCAGCGCTGTTAGTGACTATTTTTAATAACCTAGGATTTGCCAATTCGACGGCTACGGATGTTGATACGGTTGCTGCCGCATTATTATACGCTTGGATTATTACGCCACTGATGAATATATTCTAAGATAAAGAGGGTATCTAAATGTTCTTCTTTAAGAAAAAAAATCAACCTACAGAGACGGTAGCTAGTATAACAAAAACGGAGGTTGTTGGGCCGGATCTGCGTATCAGAGTCGAACAGCTGAAAAATGAATTAGAGGTAGCAAATGGTGATTTGAGGCTACAGATATTAAATGAATTAGGTAGCAAGTCATTTGTATTACAGGAAACGGATGCTGCTATCCAATATTATGAAATGAGCATTCAAGAAAATCGTACCTTGGGAAAAGCCTATACCGATTTGCTTAAATTGTACAATATCAAGAGGAAAGAAGCAGTTAATAGTAAGAACGATGAACAATTACAGCAATATTTAAGTAAAATTGATGATCTGATGAAGCTTTCTAAAGACGTAATTCGCGGTTTAGACTGAGTGAAAGTTATCTTACAGTAAAAAACAGGAGGATTTGTACGGTATGTATACAACCTTGAAAAAAGTAACAGATAAAGCGACACGTTTGAATTTTACAGTAGGGGCATTTAATATGCATAATTTAGAAATGCTGCCCGCAATGATTAGAGCAGCAAAAGACATGGGATCGCCCATTATTATTCAAACTAGTGCAGGAACTGCTGAGTATATTGGCTATGGCGTAATTGCGAATGTATGTAAGTATTTGGCGGAGTATGAAAGTGCTGAAGTGGTACTACACTTAGATCATGCTAATCATTTTGCCGATATACGAAAGGCGATTGATGCGGGTTATTCTTCTGTTATGTACGATGGTTCGTCCTTGAGCTTTAAAGAAAACGTGCTGAGAACACAGGAAGTTGTTGAGTATGCTCATGCACGAGGTGTATCGGTTGAAGGTGAACTGGGAACAATCGGCGGAATAGAAGATGGTGTTGCTGTACAAGAAAATAAAAAAGCGTATACGAATCCAGAAGATGCCAAACGATTTGTTGCTGAAACTGGTATTGATGCCTTAGCAGTTGCTGTTGGTACCAATCATGGTCAGTATAAGTCAAAGACGGAATTAAATATACCTTTATTAAAAGACATTCACGGAACAGTGGATATTCCTCTGGTGATTCATGGCGGAACCGGAGTAAAGGATGAAGATATTCAGCAATGCACCAATCATGGAGTACGCAAATTTAATGTAGGAACTGAATTGCTAGTCGGGTGGACGCGGGAAGCAGCAAAATTATTCTCGCAAAGCAAAGATAATGCCTCATTGCGAAAAAATATTGTTCCTTGCAATGAAGTGGTTGCTAATGTGATTAAACATAAAATTGGCATTTTCTTGAATGCTTAAAAGACGATTTACTATGATATTAATAATGTTCAAAGAGAGCTTGTAGAATCTTATTATAGGCGGATAATTATCATTTGGTCATGAATTGATTTAATATTGTGAAGTTTCTCGGGTTGTTATGAATCTTGTCGAACAGACCATATGGTTATGAACTATGCCATTGGACGTTCTTGAAGATCTATAACAACCTCTTATTTTGTAAAAGGGGTACTTATAAAATGAACAAAAAACTTATATTATTGGCTGGATATCCAGGTACGGGAAAAACATATTTGTGTAATATTATACTAGAATGGAGAAATTGCTTTGTTGTATTATCACCAGATGATATTAAAGAAAAGTTTTGGGATGAATTGGGATTTGATAGTTTAGAAGAAAAAGAGAAAACTATACAACTGAGCTGGGATTATTACTATAAGAAAATGAAAGAAATAATGCAAGGTGGGTCATCCATTATTTCCGATTATCCTTTTAGTGAAAAACATAAATCAAAAATAGAGTTGCTATCGGAGCAATATGGTTATCAAATTGTTACTATTCGATTAACTGGAGATTTGGATGTTTTGTTTGAGCGACAGAAAAAAAGAGATCTTGACACTAACAGACACTTAGGGCATATTCTTAATTGCTATCATTATGGAGAACATGTAAAGAACCGGAGTGAAGCAGATGGCTTAGTTGATTATAAAGAATTTACAAAGCGTTGCCGAACTCGGGGTTATGGAAATTTTGAGTTGGGGCATTTAATTGAGATGGATATGACAGATTTTAGTTCTATTGATTACTCTGAGTTACTTCGACAATTAAAAAAATTAGAATAGTTCTATTGGAATCATCAAGAAACACAGGAATCTAAAATGTCCCCTTCTTTCAGGATCTGCTCGGGTTTCTACTTAAGCAATATCCTGAATCCAAGAAGACTATCTTCCTTAGAATCCGGATGTTAAAGCAAAATTAAATAAGTAGAGCAAAACTTGAGTATTAGTATACACCAGGTTTTGCTCTTTTTTTTATCTACCTTCTTATTGGATGTTTGCTTTCAATAAAATAATTTATCGGTAAGAGCTAGCAAGAAATAACCTCATTAATTCCCCCAATAATTATAAATAGCATAAAGAAATGCTCTGAGAAAATTGAAAAAGTGGTATGGATTAAGGTACGGAGAAAGTTATTACTAGTAATATAAAAAGAAATAAAAAATTAAAAAAACTATAGATAGATGAAGGGATTGTATACATTGTGACGAAGATTGTAATCTCGTGAAAGAATTTATACTGTGACATGAATCACTTTAATTATTCCTTATTTATGATACAATCGTCAAAAACAGATAAAAACATGAATTGAGAGATAAGATAGATATATATGCTTAGCTTGCATTTTGTATTCTGTATTCAATATTCTGTATTCTAAAGTAGTAAATGCGCTGGAGGAGTGGGTGAGAAAAACAAGCGGATATGATTTTGGAACGAATGGAATAAAGAAATAGATGACTATAATAGCCGGAGCTTTACGCGTTTTTTAGTATAAAAAAAGGCTGTCAAAAGAAGGTATGATGTCGAGTGTGAGTGGCAGACTACTATTGTACGTAAGTAATTCTTTATCGAAGGAGG
This window encodes:
- a CDS encoding BglG family transcription antiterminator; its protein translation is MTSKELDLILLLASRNEYITYHDLKTTLQKSERTVRYYLEQANQLLQQNHLPHIEQDRKLGVKLEFTDYQKEQFSYLLNSAQYHVEYYSAEERVLMILFSILDEITPTFATTFIDELITSKSSIDSDMKTIRKLAQEYGVIVKSTPKEGFKLLGDEWSIRLFINNVINKYINLEMMIDNRSSHSVFSKKEKVVIAYLQKELPAKIYQSLQQIAQAEGLVFNEIHCWQMSIIFAIWYKRFTQGYMVNSTNSLPLRYEKLHSYQIVIQLLQDVMGIQARTISEYERYYLCFIIDSFNIKNLASLKIDWGGLQLLTIQLIKEMEQITLIPFLEDKELFERLFNHIEPLVNRSKNGVSIFNPLKNMIMEQYSTTYNAVRKAVRILEVYCRQKISEEEIAYITLHFSASEEKLAQHNPGKYRVVVICGHGVATGELLAENLKKYYQFDVLGVVNGYDIHAIKRLGADFALKTIDIEIENLPSLKIDPLLTEYDRKKIKRFIESNPDIEKSGGSNFDAVDFFKEICKVAEKHSMKIKMENFIEDLEQLFEKNKIILNRQGVQPMIHEVLKDQHILLQYTTKDWETCIKDAAQPLLDDHYINQDYIEAMIAAVNKYGPYIVVGKGVALAHARPEDGVIKLGLSVMTLKEPISFGHETNDPVKLVFCLAATDNFSHLKVMKSIVNIINEEWKIDKISNQYTIDDFKHVLDEFEEVV
- a CDS encoding PTS sugar transporter subunit IIB — protein: MMKKKVKMLMVCGAGLGSSFACQMSVEDVLRKMGVEADLDHCDISSAVSMNPEVIITAMNFKTQFEQFTIPDTTTILYLKNIVGKAEIEEKLTPVLQAKGVL
- a CDS encoding PTS sugar transporter subunit IIC — translated: MSIINFIITNILTQAAITIALIAMLGLILQKKSTGQTIAGTFKTLLGFQVLSAGAGIIVGSLIYFGKIFSEGFHMQGIIPSIEAINGQAMNEMGLGSPIAFTFLAIFIVNIIIARFTKWKYIFLTGQAILWMATMCTVFGYFAGLRGATLIIVGGIIGGIFAVAMPAIAQPLIRKITGSDDIALGHFCTIGYLFEAGVAKLVGNPEDSTEDIKLPKAFEFLQDTYLSVMVVMVPLYLVTAFFAGPEFCGKLAGHTDYLVHAFLQAIQFVVGVYVLLAGVRLILAEIVPAFRGIAMKLVPNAIPALDCPVLFPYAPHAVIIGFITTTIGTIIAMFVLPTFGLAMILPGMLTNFFAGGTAGIFGNATGGKRGAIIGGIAHGFFITLLPALLVTIFNNLGFANSTATDVDTVAAALLYAWIITPLMNIF
- a CDS encoding class II fructose-bisphosphate aldolase; this translates as MYTTLKKVTDKATRLNFTVGAFNMHNLEMLPAMIRAAKDMGSPIIIQTSAGTAEYIGYGVIANVCKYLAEYESAEVVLHLDHANHFADIRKAIDAGYSSVMYDGSSLSFKENVLRTQEVVEYAHARGVSVEGELGTIGGIEDGVAVQENKKAYTNPEDAKRFVAETGIDALAVAVGTNHGQYKSKTELNIPLLKDIHGTVDIPLVIHGGTGVKDEDIQQCTNHGVRKFNVGTELLVGWTREAAKLFSQSKDNASLRKNIVPCNEVVANVIKHKIGIFLNA
- a CDS encoding AAA family ATPase; the protein is MNKKLILLAGYPGTGKTYLCNIILEWRNCFVVLSPDDIKEKFWDELGFDSLEEKEKTIQLSWDYYYKKMKEIMQGGSSIISDYPFSEKHKSKIELLSEQYGYQIVTIRLTGDLDVLFERQKKRDLDTNRHLGHILNCYHYGEHVKNRSEADGLVDYKEFTKRCRTRGYGNFELGHLIEMDMTDFSSIDYSELLRQLKKLE